The genomic DNA GCAAAGTCGACATGGTCTTCGTTTCCGAGTTAGCGGACTGTCGCACGTAGTCTAATGGGTAATTATGTATTTTACAATACATGCATGACACTGTTCGAATTGACAAGAGAGCATGGTTAGCTTGTCGCTGGAAGTGGCCAAGCATGCGACGGGGAAACTCTTTTGGTAGTGCAAATAGTTACCTCTTAATTGACAATATTCCCTAGGGATTTTTGGATTCCTGCTGGCGGATTTATTATCCGCCCTGACGATCAGAACCCTGGAGCATCACAGTACAGAGGAAGCAACGAGAAAGAGGCAAAATGACAagtgaaaaggaagaggggCGGAAGGGGAACAGGACCGAGGCTCTTTTGTCCTAAACGGGGATCGACGGGATCTCAGAACGACCACTGGCGCAGTTCTTTATATAATCCCCAAGCCTGACCAAGCATCCTTATTGAAGGAAACAGAATTCAATTGCTTATTACTTTATACGTAGTAGAAATATAATGAAATCTCTAAGCTTACTCTGTACTATTACTCTTGACAGGGTCCAGCTGAAACTGGCCGGATACCAGGGAACCATTGCCACCAAGTTGCGATCACTGGATGATGACACTATCGAGGCCGATCCAAGCGCGCTGATATTATAATTGATTATGATCAGGAATTAGGAGAGTAGAATAATCATGCCAGATACGTGTCCAGCCTGAGGTGGTATCTATTGTCCCTGCTTGGCGTTGGTTGCTATGTTACTCTGTATTGCGATGGTGGTAGTGTCAGTGATCCTATCAATCAGTAGAGACCAAGTAAGGCAACATCATGCTGGCTGAACCCCGTGACCGGGATTCATCGAGAATCGATAATCTTTCACCCTAAAGGAAGttgttcctttttctttctttcttttcatagtcttcctccttctccgTTCTTTCAATTTCCCCGATCCAGTCTCTTCATTCCTTTGTCTTCATAACATTTTCATACCGCGGGGTGTTATTGGCGGTCGGAGCTAAGACGACGCAACCTCTTTTTGACTCCTCCCcagttcttcctctttcatTCTTGTTCGCTCGTCTCTATTTGCAAGAACAACTTACAGTACCTGAAACCGTAACTCTACAGAGTAATCATTCGAGGAGTCTGCGAAATCCCTGAGATTGTGACTAAGCGGTGCTTTTCTCCTGCATGTCACTCGATAACCTTCGTGATACACTTGGATATCTCTCGGCGACCTCGGAAATCAACGACGTCGCTGCAATTACGATTACCTTCAATTGATCTGGGATGACGCCTGTTTCTTGACTGTCTCTTCTCTGTTCTTCTGAATTAGTTTGCTTTTCTGAGGCCTGTTTGTGCTACTGCGCACACCGTAAAAGTGCGTTTTGCTTGCTTACTACAGCAACTCTGCAGCTGCAGACTTTTCTGCTTCCTTGCTATTTGTCTGCAGGAATTGTACTCGAAGGGATTACAAGGAGAAACGGTTACGGATGCGTCTTCATGTTGGTACCCGAAACTAACTTGTGACGGGCCATCTATCCGGGATCGTGCTGCCAGTTGAAACATATCACCTAACTTTAAATTACGTTCTTCAGGTGAGTAATTTGGCATTTAATAATACTTTTTACTCCTAGAACCTCTCATTAGTTCGCTAACCAGACAAGCAGAACATGTAAACGAAAGATAACAACCAAAACATGTCCTCTTCGTTTTTAGACCATCCAATTCTGAAAGTTAGCCGGCCGGTGGCTGCATGTTCAAGATGCCGCACCGCCAAGATAAAGTGCGACGGCAAACTACCAGCTTGCTCGGCTTGTGAGAAGGCTGGAAAAGCTGGCAGTTGCTCTGGTGCCAGTGATGAATTTGCCAAGGGTAAAGAGAGGAGCTACGTCGCCTCTTTGGAAGGATACTGTGAGAAACTCGAGAAGGAAATTGCAACTCTTCGTCATCGTAAGGAGCATGCGTCCATCAACGACGCCGGGGTTCTACAGGAGAGCTCGATCACGGCTATCTCGTCTACAGGTACCGTGGCTGAGGCGCATCGTCGAGAAGTGTCTGATATTGATGACCTTGTGGGCGACTTCGGTTATCTGTGTGTCCTACCTTCTATGCAACAAGTTCGGTTGAATGAGGGTTGCTAACATGCTCTCAGGTCCGTCAATGCCACTTCACGAGATTTCCGTGGTATCACTTCAACAATGTCGTTTTCCAATCTTCTGCTATCAGTTGCCGTGGTCGACTCACTCCCGAATATATCATCGCCGCCACTGCTTCCGCGTCACGAGGCCACGCCTCTCTTACAGTTCTACTTTGATAACATATACACCCAGCTGCCGTTTTTCGTTGAACGGAGTCTCTGGACTTCCATAGACTCCATCTATGAGCCTGGTGGACGTTTTGCTAAGCCTTTCGATCATTTCCTCGTGCGAATGGTATTAGCGATCGCTTCTGCCACCATGTCGTATCATAGTGATGACAAGAGCCAGCAACGGTCATTGGCTCTCGTAGTTGGAGCACTCGAATATGCCGAGGATGTTCTCCAACCTGGCTCCATTGTCGGAATACAAGCGATCCTGCTGCTGGCTCAGTATTCGCTCGCCAATCCGATGCGTTTTCGCAGTTGGTACCTGGTTGGTATGGCAGTGAGGCTCATCGTCGATTTGGGATTGCATCAGGATCCCCCAGAAGAAGTGGTGTCAAATCGAGACCGGCTGGATCTTTGCCGCAGAGTGTTCCACTGTACTTATTGCTTGGATAGGTATGTTTTAGTTTCTCTGCTCCTAAACATTTGCATACTTCCAATAGGTCAAGATCTTCTGacttcttccctctttctgAGGGTCAATTTAAAGAGGGATTAGCTCAGCCTTGGGGAGAACCTTTTCGTTCTCAGATGCCTCTATCAATGTCTCCCTCCCGGCTCCCACAACCTCACTAGGCTCATCGTTGACCGAACAGAGCCACCTCTTCCAACGCAGCTCAGAGCCTGGATTATACCTCGTCAAAATCCGTCAGATTATGTCGACTGCCTATCAAGAAATGTACTTTAGCGGACGTGAATCATCTCAGCAACCTTTGCCATTGATATGGGCTCGCTGCTCACAAGCCCAAGAATGGTTTGACCGTGCACCTACAAACGTCCCTCATCACTTCCCCGTTTTGTACAGACTCGAGGCGTTGTATAcaaccatcatcatcctttCCCCGTCGCATCGATGCCCCATAGTCTGCGATTTCAACAAGGTCATGTTGTTCGATCGCTGTATGGATTACATTAGCCAGCTTCATCAAGCGCTCGAGAATCCCAACATGCTGCCATGTATGACCTTTCTTGACATCCAGCGTGCATATCAAGTTGGCCGACGATTTGTCGACCTTTTGAGCCAGGATTATGATATCGTCTTGAGACCCTCTGCGCCTGCACCTCCGCCGGTGCCACCTGGAAGCGTGGACCCGCCGTTGCTTGGCAATGAAGGACGGACCAACTGCCCTGCACGTGCGATTCGATGCTTGACATACACGCAGAATCTTCTCCGATACAGCGCAAGGAAATGGGCAATGTATGCTTTCTTGCAACAATATGAGCAAGCCGCGGCACCTGTTCGAAAGTGGTTGACGCAGCCCTCCGTAGTCTATCTTCCTCCAGGATCGGGGGCGTTTATGGCTGGACCACCCACAACAGTGACGCCGTCCGCCGGCGGTGTTCACTATCCCGGATTCAATTACGGGCCTTTTTGATTCAGGAGTCCCAACATACGGAATCTGGTGCATATGATAATTGGCATTGCGCCTTTAGCgggttgtttgtttgtttgtttttttttttaacggCGACGCATATAACAAGACGCAGATTTGGGGGGTTGATTTGTCCAAATGAGATCGATCCTTGTATTCTTACTCAATGATACCACGTTGTTACTGTAAACCGGGCCAATTTGTACGATAGTGAAAGAACCCCTTTTTCGGACAAGGAGAAAAGGAATCCATTCCATTGCCTTATGATCTTCCAGTTTGCCACGCGGGTCTCGACCGAATGGGCCAGGCATCATCATTTTTAACTGAAATTGACAGCGGCAACCCACACAGAGGACCATCCTTGCTTCCTAGGTCAAATTGGGGCGGACCATGCGAGTGCCAGTTTGACAAAGTGACAACACAGGCATGTACGATGACATGTATAGTGTAGAAGAGGGGGAAATGGTTGGACCAGGTGGCATTGCAACGATTCTCATTGTTTGTCATGACTTTTGTCTATCACCGTACTTTTATGAGATCCAAAGGGCACAAGCATGACTACTGTACGGCTTATGACGAGCAACCTGGCACGGCAATTTTCCACGCGTACGGGACAAGGTTCAATTATCTGACGTCAAACGACCAGAGTTATCGCATGGGTTGTGGTTAGTTGGGATCAGCATCGCATGGCGCTGGCCCAAACAACAATACAGCTGGTCGATGCGATGACGATTGCAGCATCTCTTCGGGAGGCCATGCACGGAAAACGATTGCGATCGGTTCTGGATTTCATACATACAAAATCCCCGGGAGAGAAGGCGAGTGAAGGcggcaaaaaagaaaagaatgcgAAAACAACAGAGAGGGAAAACAGCCAAACTAGTGAGATCGACGAACCAccagccaccaccactaTGACTCGGTGGCCCAGACCAAACTAGATCGGCCAACAACCGATCGCGATTGTTCCGCAATCGGGAATTGCGAAGAGAACACACTCCCACTAG from Aspergillus chevalieri M1 DNA, chromosome 1, nearly complete sequence includes the following:
- a CDS encoding Zn(II)2Cys6 transcription factor (COG:K;~EggNog:ENOG410PHSZ;~InterPro:IPR036864,IPR007219,IPR001138;~PFAM:PF04082;~go_function: GO:0000981 - DNA-binding transcription factor activity, RNA polymerase II-specific [Evidence IEA];~go_function: GO:0003677 - DNA binding [Evidence IEA];~go_function: GO:0008270 - zinc ion binding [Evidence IEA];~go_process: GO:0006351 - transcription, DNA-templated [Evidence IEA];~go_process: GO:0006355 - regulation of transcription, DNA-templated [Evidence IEA]), with product MSSSFLDHPILKVSRPVAACSRCRTAKIKCDGKLPACSACEKAGKAGSCSGASDEFAKGKERSYVASLEGYCEKLEKEIATLRHRKEHASINDAGVLQESSITAISSTGTVAEAHRREVSDIDDLVGDFGYLSVNATSRDFRGITSTMSFSNLLLSVAVVDSLPNISSPPLLPRHEATPLLQFYFDNIYTQLPFFVERSLWTSIDSIYEPGGRFAKPFDHFLVRMVLAIASATMSYHSDDKSQQRSLALVVGALEYAEDVLQPGSIVGIQAILLLAQYSLANPMRFRSWYLVGMAVRLIVDLGLHQDPPEEVVSNRDRLDLCRRVFHCTYCLDRGISSALGRTFSFSDASINVSLPAPTTSLGSSLTEQSHLFQRSSEPGLYLVKIRQIMSTAYQEMYFSGRESSQQPLPLIWARCSQAQEWFDRAPTNVPHHFPVLYRLEALYTTIIILSPSHRCPIVCDFNKVMLFDRCMDYISQLHQALENPNMLPCMTFLDIQRAYQVGRRFVDLLSQDYDIVLRPSAPAPPPVPPGSVDPPLLGNEGRTNCPARAIRCLTYTQNLLRYSARKWAMYAFLQQYEQAAAPVRKWLTQPSVVYLPPGSGAFMAGPPTTVTPSAGGVHYPGFNYGPF